DNA sequence from the Cellulophaga sp. HaHaR_3_176 genome:
AAACAATATTTATAATAAGCCTCTCCCGATTTTGTTTAGTTTACCTTCTTGTTGGTATTCTTTAACTAACTTATCTAAAATACCATTTATGAACGTACTACTCTTTGGCGTGCTGTATTCTTTAGCAAGCTCTAAGTATTCATTAATAGTAACTCTTTCAGGTATTGAAGGGAAATTTAACAACTCTGCAATAGCCATCTTTAATAAAATAGCATCAATATCTGCTATTCTATCCTTATCCCAATTAGGAGTTTTGCCTTCTATCTCTTTTACTAATGATTCATTATTTAATAATGTTTTAGCTAATAACCTTCTAGAAAATTCTAAATCTTCAACATCTTTAATTAAAGGTGGTAAAAAATAAGATTCTAAAGCATCTGGTTTTGCTTTTTTAAGCAACTTTAATAAAAAAGTGTTTACTAAAGGAATATCATCTACCCAAGTAAGTTTATCGTCTTCGAAATAATCGTAGATTTTTTCATTAGGTGCAATAATATTTTTAAAAATACTTACCACTAACGCCTTATCTTGATCGAAACTAGTTGTCT
Encoded proteins:
- the nusB gene encoding transcription antitermination factor NusB, producing the protein MLTRRHIRVKVMQGIYALTRSNDDSLEKQQKFLKFSIDNTYSLYLLMLSMLKEIHSLADQQVELSSNRYLADKSNDFIDRKRFVNNSFIKLIADNKSLEAELENRNLKHWYLNEEYVKLLYKEITASDVYKAYMYAETTSFDQDKALVVSIFKNIIAPNEKIYDYFEDDKLTWVDDIPLVNTFLLKLLKKAKPDALESYFLPPLIKDVEDLEFSRRLLAKTLLNNESLVKEIEGKTPNWDKDRIADIDAILLKMAIAELLNFPSIPERVTINEYLELAKEYSTPKSSTFINGILDKLVKEYQQEGKLNKIGRGLL